A region of the Ochotona princeps isolate mOchPri1 chromosome 9, mOchPri1.hap1, whole genome shotgun sequence genome:
AAACACTCTTCCAGAGAATACAACTTGTGTGTAGGGCAGGAGTAGATACAAGGGATAGGAACACTCTGGTGGCCACCACAGCATGCTCAGAACGTGTGCTTGAGAATGTTCTAGAACATGAGGCTATTCTCCCACATAGCCCTGGCATACATGTGCCTCAGAAGGCCGCAGATTCGAAGCTTCCTGCTCCTTGACAGCAGGCAGGGCAGCTCTTCATGCAGTTCACCTGCCACATTGTCCCCGCACCCATGAGTGGAGGGCATTATGATGCCGGGGTCCCGCAGGGTTTCTGTGGGCACAGAGCCGTGAGCAGTGTGCGCCCACCCTCCCTACAACCCTGCGTGGTCCCTGGTCAGCACACGGGGACTTCTGTCCCAGCAAGGTGAAGAGACAGCTGGTCGAGGTGGAAGAACTTTATTGAGTAGCAGTATCAGAGACTGCGGGGAGGGGTTGGTTGGGAGAGTTCACCCATGTGACTGTTGGTGCCAGTGATAGGCAGCTGTTGCTTCGTGCCCCTGGCCTGGGCAGCGGCTATGTATACTTGCAGAGACCCGTGATCATGCGGGGCGGGGCTCCCCACCAGGTAGGCCGTCTAGGAAGGTTAGCCATTTATAGGGCACACCCTGATCGGCCTAGGGCGACCCTGACAGGCCCGTTTGACAGGCAGAGCCATTGAGTTTTTGGCTATAAGAGGTTATCATGATGAAATTAAGGTTACTGCTAGCTGGGCCTGTTAGCCAAGTGTGAGGTTGACCAATTCTGCCCCACCTAGCAAGTCCTGGAGGTCCCTGTGTCCCAGCTTTGGCTTTGCCAGGTTATCTGTTTCTTGGATGGATGCTGTTCCCTGGCTGAGACAGCTGCAGATGTGGCTGTTGCCACgagcctccctcccttcccttagGGGCTGGAGCTCAACTCGGGCAGACCATGGTGTGCCACGGAGCTGCCCCTGCAGGTGCGGGCTGAACACAGCCCTGAAGCCCGCTCTGTCCACAGGTCTAAAGGTGGAAATCACGCACTGTGGGCAGATGAAGAGGAAGTACCGTGTCTGCAACGTGACCCGACGGCCTGCCAGCCACCAGACGTAAGCTGCCTCCCCAGCCTGGTGCCTGAGCACGGGAGGAGCCTGTTTGCCGTCCAGTCCTTGGCCTCAGGGGTACCAGGCAGCCTGGGCTCCTGTCCTGTGCTCTGGCAAGCCTGCCCTCCACGGGTGTTGTGTGGCCACATGAGGGACTTGGTTTGGCCTGCGGGTTGTCCCAGAGTCGTTGCCTGACTGCCGAGCATGGCGCTGTGTTCATGCTGGGCTTGGCCTCCAGGGTCACAGCCAGCAGCAGGCTGGCCCTGCTGTCCACGTCCCTGGTCAGAGGCCAGGTGCGTGGGACAGAGCAGAGCAGTCAGTGCAGAAGCCGACACACATGGCTTTGTACCCACATGGGTCTGCCCTCTGTCCCGCCTTGGccttccatgtgaatgcagatTCTCTGTGCACATGAAAGGCATgcgcaggggtggctggctgcggtGGCATCCACCCCCTCCTGAGCTGCCACTCTGTCCCCAGGTTCCCACTGCAGCAAGAGAGCGGGCAGACAGTGGAGTGCACGGTGGCCCAGTACTTCAAGGACAGGCACAAGCTGGTTCTGCGTTACCCGCACCTGCCGTGTCTGCAGGTCGGCCAGGAACAGAAGCACACCTACCTTCCCCTGGAGGCAAGTCTCGTCCTGCTGGGGCCGGACAGCCTGGCAAATGCCCAGCCGGCCCCaggcttctctctccctcctctcatcCCCTCTATCCCTTTGcctgtcaaattaaaaaaaaaagaaatcctttaaAAACCAACCTAACTTACCTCGGGAAAACCAAGTACTGAGGCTGGAGAGCCATCATGTCTTCCTTCAGAATCAGGTTCTCGgccagctcctggcagctgcctTGGGGTCCTGGTtcctcttggcccagccctgggagccTTCTACCTGTAGCCAGGGCAGAGACCTTCCCGGGGAGCCTGTGGGGAGCCTGTGGAGAGGGATGAGGCTCTGCGGGCAGAGCCCTGCTTCGCTGCCTGCCACCCTTGCTGTTGACACCTGTTGCTGTGTGTCCGACAGGTCTGCAACATCGTGGCTGGTCAAAGATGCATAAAAAAACTAACCGACAATCAGACCTCAACCATGATCAGGGCCACTGCCAGGTCGGCACCCGATcggcaagaagagatcagcaagCTGGTGAGTGGCGTGTGCTGTCCTTGCGTGCCCGTGTCAGGGCTGTGGCGGGGGGCACGCTGGCCAGCAGGACCCTGGCTTACCCGGCTCTGCTCCGTCTCGCAGATGCGAAGCGCCAGCTTCAACACAGACCCATACGTTCGTGAGTTTGGAATCATGGTCAAGGACGAGATGACAGACGTGACGGGGCGGGTCCTGCAGCCGCCTTCCATCCTGTACGGAGGCAGGGTAGGTGTTGGGTGGACAGAGGACATGGCCCTCAAGAGGCAGCCCTCCCCTGCGGGTGGACCATGGTATCAGGCTGAGCCTGGGAGATGGGCCTCGCAGCCCCTGCTTCATCCACGAGCTTGTCAGGATGTCCTTAGGGTGATCCGGGGGCCTCCATCTTGCCGAGCTTCCTGCCAGCCATCAGTTTGGCCTTGAGAGGagggccaccagttcatgtctgggcCAGCTGGGCATGTTGCCGTAAATGCACAGGTTCAGGCTGTGGCTGTCACCTGGGGAGAAGGCTGGTGTGGAGGACAGCAGTGAGGTTCGTTTCTGTTGTGTGTGGAGATTGCACACAGGCTCGTATTGCTCAAGCCAGAACAAGGCTAGCTGCCGTGAGGAGCCCGGGAGAGCCACGGGGCCCTGGCAGTTCCTGCAGTGGTGCCTCAGGCCTCGGGCTGCAGCATCACCTGCCTGAGCACTGTTcctcctgtcccagccctggtcctGCAAACACCTGAACACGGTGTTGAGCTTCCTCAAGGACAACGTTGAGCTGGTCCTGTCCTGTTAGGCATGGCATCCTGTTCCTCTCTGCCAGGAAGAGTAACTGCCTTGCTGGCCTCACTGGCAGCTGACATTATAGCACAGGGCAGCGCCTTCGCCCTCTGACACCTCGCGTCcatgctgccccagctgccctgccACCCTCTGCTCATTGCTCCACCCACCTGTGCAGGGTGTCTGTAGTGCTGGGCAGGTTGGAGGTTAAGTTCTCGTCCTCTGGGAAACTGCAGAGCAAGTGGCAACAAAGCTCAAAGCTCCAGGAGTGTGTTTCTCACTTGTCACTCTGGATTCCTTCTCGTTACAGAATAAAGCAATTGCCACACCTGTCCAGGGCGTCTGGGACATGCGGAACAAGCAGTTCCACACGGGCATTGAGATCAAGGTGTGGGCCATCGCCTGCTTTGCACCCCAGCGCCAGTGCACCGAAGTCCACCTTAAGTAAGCCACCAGCACGTGTCACTTCACGTCCGTCGATGCAGTGAGCTTGAgaaaagtgaggcagctgggacagggcgGTGCAGGCAGGAGGCCGGACAGTTGTCTTTCCTTCACGGGCCTAGGGAagggtgggagaaggggagaaagagcacTGCGGGACTGATGGGCCTGGGTGGATGTGGCAGAAAAACTCTTaccagatttatttatgtatttttgtttatttgaaagacagagttacagagagggagagagatcttccatctgctagtttactctccaaaaggccaTTACGTCCAGAAGTGGACTGCTGTGCATCCAGGCACCAgaaacttcatccgggtctcccacatgggtatagggtcctaagcactggggccatcctttgctgctttcccaggccgtcagcaggggctggatctgaagtggaacagctgggacttgaactggtgcccatgtgcaaTGCTGGTGTCACCCACTGCACCATCACACTGGCGCTGATCAGATCAACAGAGTTGGCAGCTCAAAGAATCCAGACTCTCGGGGACTCAGGCTGCTGGGGGTGGCAGTTGCCAGTAGGATGACCTGGAAGCACAAACCAGTTGGGGTGCTGGAGTGTGGCGCAGGGGCTGCGGCCGCTGCTGGTGATGCCCACGTGTGTCTCAGTGCTGGTCCCAGCCCTGGCGCCTCTGCCTCTGACCAGCCTCCTGTGCTGCACCAGCTGAGAGCAGTCGGGAAGGACTCAGGTGGATGGGCCCCAGTTGGCAGCCCCAgtagagtgccaggctcctgtcttGAACCCATCATCTCGTCTAGGACAGCCCagctatggcaggcatttggaggggcaactgtctgtctctctgccttctaaatgCATGACAGAAATCACCCCCCACCTTCCTGGAGCTGCACGGATGTGAACGGGCTGAGTTCATGTTAACTCACCATGCCCCCCGATTATAGAAGGCGATGTGATTGTTGgcttatttacttacttgcttGTTggtttgataggcagagttagagagagagacagagaaaggtcttccatctgctgcttccctgcccaaatggccacagagctgggccaggccagaacccaGAGCCTCATCTGCGTCTGCCACGTGGAcgcagggcccaagcacgtggaccatcctctgctgtcttcccaggtgcgttagtggATGCACGGCAGCCTTCATACAGGCTGCTGGAGTTGCAGGCTGTGACCtggccctctgtgccacaataccagcctacCTCAGTGGTAGCCATTGCTTTGCTCCCCACTGACCCAAGCTGCGGGCACCGTGTTGCCGTGGGCTGCTTGGTTAGCCGAGTCTTGGGTGGTACCGGCCAGGGTCACTGAAGAGCCCATAGGGACAGTAGCTGAGACTGTCCCATTGTCACACCCCAGGGCTTGCTGCATGGGCTTTGAAAGGTCAGGCTGTCTCCACAGCAGCCCGGGGTGTCCAGTGGCAAGGCAGTGTGAACATAATCAGGACCTTCTCTGTCACGCTGGAGGCAGCGCCATGCAGGCCTGAGTGCCTGTGTGGACTTGGCTTGCTTGGTCTTACTGGGGTTCCACTGGGGCTCACGGTGCCCGCGTCCTATAGCATGGGGTGCTGATGCTGCTGTCTTATTCAGGTCCTTCACAGAGCAGCTGAGGAAGATCTCACGAGACGCAGGGATGCCCATCCAGGGCCAGCCGTGCTTCTGCAAGTATGCCCAGGGCGCCGACAGCGTGGAGCCCATGTTCCGGCACCTAAAGAACACATATGCTGGCCTGCAGCTCGTGGTGGTCATTCTGCCCGGCAAGACACCCGTCTATGGTTGGTACCTGCAGGGCTAGCATTGGCTGCATGCTGCTCTGCCTGCCCGCAGAGGAGGAGGTGGGCGGGCTGGCTGCCGCCCTGCTGAACAGTGTGCAGGGTGAGGCCCCTCTCTCTCCTGGCAGCTCCTcaggctgggagcccagggctcAGAGCGGCGGCTGGCCCTCCCCATGCAGTGCGGGAGCCCTGCGACCCATTGGCGCCCACTGGGGCTCGGGGCTCTGTCTTTGTTCTTCACATGCCGGTCTGGAGCCCAGAGTGCGCGGGGACATGGAGGATGTCTCCAGGGTATCTCCAGCTGGCCGGCGACAGGGTCGTGGTGCCTGAGAGCCGGGCCCCATGCCTCCAAGCCCAGGCTCCAAAAAAAGCAGCGGGGATGGCCACTGGCGCTACTATTAATACCATCCCGGAGTCAGTGTTTCCACAGAGCTGCCCGGGGCCGGCTGAGGGGTGGCCCAGCTGCTTCCTGGAAGAATCCAGAAAGGGAATGGCCTGAGGAGCTCTTTGATGTCGAATTTGCATCTGCCAGGGGTTTTGAGGATGCtgctctcttattttttttttattttttttttttagatttatttatttttattacaaagtcagatatacagagaggaggagagacagagaggaagatcttccctccgatgattcactccccaagtgagccgcaacgggccggtgctgcgccgatctggagccaggaaccaggaacctcttcggggtctcccacacaggtgcagggtcccaaatctgtgggccgtcctcaactgctttcccaggccacaagcagggaactggatgggaagtggagctgccgggattagaaccggcggccatatgggatcctggcgcattcaaggcgaggactttagccgctaggccatggcgccgggccctgctcTCTTTATTTTAACAATCCAGTGTTCACGTGTGCTGCGAGACTTTGACAGATGCTGTTACCCCTGCTTAGAAATCCCAAGCCCTTGGCCctcccagggctctgcccaccccacccttGGCCCTCCCAGGACTCTGCCCACCCCGCCCTTGGCCctcccagggctctgcccacccctcccttggccctcccagggctctgcccacCCCGTTCTTGGCCCTGCAAACGTGTTCCACTGCTCTTAGTTGCTGCGTCATTCCCCTTCCTGAGCAGGTGGGCTGGCACAGGTGCGCGAACCTGCTCTCCACCCACCCCCCGGGGACCCCTGTACTCATAGCTGCGGGGCTTACACACAGATCCTCGGGTGGGGTGGAGGCTGCCGACGGCGGCCACGCTGGTTGAGGTGCTCACTGAGCTGTGTGGTGTGTGCCTCTCGCGCCCCGCAGCTGAGGTGAAACGCGTCGGGGACACGGTGCTGGGTATGGCCACGCAGTGCGTGCAGATGAAGAACGTGCAGAGGACCACCCCGCAGACCCTGTCCAACCTCTGCCTGAAGATCAATGTCAAGCTGGGCGGTGTGAACAAcatcctgcttccccagggcaggTGAGGTGTGGTCAGGCTGGGCGGCCCCTCCCCGGGCCCGGTGTGAGGGTCAAGGGCAGGGTCAGAGGAGGGGGCCAGGAGTTGAGGCTGCCCCTGAAATGGCTCAGAGGTGGCTTCCCATGTGGCCTGGCCGCTGTTTGAGCAAGGTCTCCCCGACAGCCTGGGGCGGACACTGGGGTTGGAGCCACCCCTGGCAGGACCAGACAGAGGCAGCCTGTGCTCTGGCTGTCCACTTGCCCGAGGGCTGGGTccatggggtgggggacaggggacaggttgGAGTCacctctgcacacacacccccagagTTCACAGCCTCTGGCCAAGTTCCTGCCTGCCACGGAGGATCTGGGTGTGGGCATGGTGGTGAGGATTTGTTTACTGCCCAAGTTCACAGGTGCTTCTGAGAACTGGGAGTGCCATTTCCATGGTCAGCGGGCTCTGTCCACTGTGAGCCAGgcatgtgggacacctgaaggGGGCACAGGAGCCTGAGTGCAGCCCCCATAGGCGCGTCGCTCCTGTCCccagggaggagggcagcagcaCTTGGAAGGGGTGGGCCTGGAGCTTTGAGGAGGCCCTCCAGCACAGGGCAGTCTGATGGGCTGCAGGTGCccaaacagccagggccaggagagcGTCCCAGCCGGAACCTCTCAGGGCTGCAAGTGACCACACGGCTCTGCTGGGCATGCTGGagctgaggctgcacctttgCATCTGGGGAGAGGACGCTGGCTTGAGGTGGCATGTGGGTGGAGCCCCGTACTCGCAGACTATGAATGAAAGAGACAATGAGGAGACTGCAGGAGTGGGACCCCTTGTAGGGGCAGTGCTGGATCCTGCAGAATGTCAGGGTTAAAGGTCATGGAAGGGGTGAGGCTGGGGTGAAGTTGGAGGTAGGAGAGCCAGCCAGGCCCCAGACAGCTGTGCAAGTTTGTCCTGTCACAGCATGCTGGCAAGCCACCATAGTGCGGTGTAAGATGTGTCTGTCTGGGTGATGTGAAAGTCTCTGAGGACCTTGGGAAGCCATCTTGTTGCCATGGCAACCCGCCTCCAACTAGCCAGGGCTCTAATGGGTTCAGTGAATTCTGGAGCTTTGCACGGGCAGCAGGAcctgcagggagcagagagaaggagtcGCTGAGTCACGCCCGCGTGGGGCTTGGGTAGCCGCGCTTGCTTGGAAGCACGATCCCAGGGACAGCTACTGTGACCTCATGCTGCGACGGCAAGGCCTTGCAGAGTGGCTCTGTGCCAGCGGCAGTGTGGACAGCATGGCAGGCTCCTGCCCAACATCTGCTGGACACTGGCACGGCTGCACAGGTGAAGCCCTCGCCACCTGCACTCGGGTCATGAGGGCAGGGTCCCCAGAGACTCCCACTCCCAGGGCAGGTGCAGCACCCTGCCAGCAGGCCTGAGTCAAGGCCTGGAGCCCCTGTGCCAGACAAGACTGCACTCAAGCCCTCAGATGGCATTAACACCTGGAAAGGGAGCAAGATGTGGGGTGCCCCCGCTTGGCCTTCTGCTATAGGGGCTCCTAGCCACATGGTCCTGGCAGGTGGAATGCCCCAGAACAGTGGGGAGATGAAGGcactgcctgacccagcccaggagaGAGAGGAGCGGCCCACAACCAATGACCTGACAAGTGATAAGGAATTCAGAGAGGCTAGAGAAGTTCTGGAATCTGCAGGAGTGTGCCTGGAAGCCTCAAGACGATCCTCCTGGCCACTTGGGCTACAGAGTGCAGCCCTCAGTCCAGTGAGACCAGAGCACTGCTCCCACAATGTCCTCGCCACTCCTGGATGCCCGGAACACTGTAGTCCCGACACAGGTGCCAGTGCAGCCGGCCTGAGCCAGCTAAAGCTGTGAGACCACAGTGAGCGGCTCCTGAAGCTGTCAAGAGCCTGAGGTGTGCCCGGCTGGCCGCCCCCATGGCCTCCTCTCCCAGTTACTGCCCTAGTCCTAGGGTCTTTACAGCCTGGCCGCGGCACCTGTGCGCGCTAACGCTGGCTTCCCTCCCGCCACAGGCCGCCCGTGTTCCAGCAGCCAGTCATATTTCTGGGTGCTGATGTTACTCACCCCCCTGCCGGGGATGGCAAGAAGCCTTCAATCGCTGCCGTGAGTATCCTCTGGGTGAACCCATACCTCTCACTCCCCTCCAGGGCCCGAGGCCTCGTCACACCCCTCGGCCAGGGTTTTGTCACCATAGACGGGCGGGGGCTGGTGCTGGAGGGGACTGGAGGGAGCCATTGGGGATGTGGTGATGGAAGTTCAGAGTTGGAGGCGGTCTCGCCCAGGAGACACGCAGCCTTGTGTGTTGGGGTTCACCCACTGCGCACGTGCGAGCTGAGGTTTCTAGCCTGCATGTGTGCTGTTTGTCTGATGGAAAGCCAACTGGGGCACTGAATGAGATGCCAGTTAAGGCTGCCTCTCCCGGCACCCCGTAAGGGGCTGGAGGGCTATCTCCTGTCCCCAGTTCGGAGTTGACAGCTATCCATTCAATTACACCCAGTTGGAGCATGTTGCAAACCAGCTTGTTTTGCTCTTGATCTGGGAGCAAAGCCATAGTCCAGGGCCGGGCTGGACTATAGAGGGCCTGGGACATGCAGGACTCACGTAGGGGAACTGTTCTGCAAACAGTTCTAGGGCATAGGCGGAGCTGTGCTTTCTGACCTTCAGGGTGCCTGAGGTGTCTTTATGTTGAACATTCCCAGGGCTCCCGGTGGGGGAGGGGCCAGGAGGAGCCTCCCAGCAAGCCCCGTGGCTCCCTAGCCCCAACTCCCCTGGGACCGTGAGCCCATTCACTTGATTATGGATGCCCGCCGCGGGTACAGGGCACTGCTGGGGAGTCTGGTCAGCACATCTCTTATAAATGGGGCCTCACACATGGAAGGTGTGAGCACACATCTCGCCAGGAGAGCGGAGGCGCTTGGCCATGATGGAGGCCCTGTGGCCGCCCTGGGTCTGTGCTGTGTCTTCTGCAAGTGGGTGCTCTGGGGAGCCCGCGACACGTGCTCACCACCTGTCCCCACAGGTTGTGGGCAGCATGGATGCCCACCCTAACCGCTACTGCGCCACGGTGCGGGTACAGCAGCACCGGCAGGAGATCATCCAGGACCTGGCTGCCATGGTGCGTGAGCTGCTCATCCAGTTCTACAAGTCCACACGCTTCAAGCCCACCCGCATCATCTTCTACCGGGATGGCGTCTCAGAGGGCCAGTTCCAGCAGGTGGGCCACCTCCTGCTGTGTTGGGGACCACCTTCTCTACAGCAGAACCGCCCCCCAGTACACTCGTGAAGAGCTGAGTCAGCCCAGCCGAGGGGTGGGGGTGAACCAAGGCAGTAACGGGGCTGCTCTGGCCCAGCACGCAGGTGTTGACCTGCTACTCCCGTGAGCAAGGGCTGCTTGCTTACAACACCCACTCATTCCACTGCCCTGGCAATCCAGCCATGTGGGAGTGCCCTGGTTGGTGGGCCTGCCGCAGCCTGGTCCTTggcaggccagctgggcagcCCTAGACAAGCTTGCATGCTGCCTCCTGGTCTCCTGGGTGAACAGAACTGCTGCTCTGAGCCAGGCTGCCCTTCATTGGCAAGAACCAGCTTGGAGCTCCTGTGGTGCTGCCAGCTGGGTCTTGCAGGCCTATTGCCATTCCGCTTCTGCCCACCTGGCCAGCACGGCTGGGCTTCCTGGACCCGGCAAGAGCACTGTAGCCTCTGGCTGGTACAGTTGCTACAACTGTGTGCAGTTTGGCTTTGTCTGTGCTGCCCTGTGCCATGAGCCTGTCCCACCTTGAAGAGGACAGAGACTGCCTTATTCCTGTGGGGCATCAGTGCAGGTGCTGGCGCACCGGGCCCTTAGCCTGGCGCTGGCCGTTTTTACTTGAAGCCCGCGTGGTGCAACATTCTCACTTGAGACATGAGTGGACTGGGACAGTGTCCAAGCACACACTCTCTTGGCGGCTCGGCCGCATGGCGTAGAGCTGTCACTCAGACTCGGTCCTTCCCCAGTGGAGAAGCAGGCTTAGCTGCTGAGCAGTGTGAAGTCGCACTCCTGGTCACATGCTGGTGTTGGTTACAAACGCACACTAGGCTCGGGGCTCTGGGGGGCAAGATGCCTCCGCACCCCAGCCACTCCTGATTGCACCCCTCCCTGCTCAGGTCCTGCATCACGAGCTGCTGGCCATCCGCGAGGCTTGCATCAAGCTGGAGAAGGACTACCAGCCAGGCATCACCTTCATAGTGGTGCAGAAGCgccaccacaccaggctcttCTGCACAGACAAGAACGAGCGGGTGAGTGTGCATGAGcctctacacacacaccacacacacctcagCATCAGCAATGTGAGCACAAGACACAGCAGTCGCTGTGCCCACAAcatcagcagccagggcagggctatGACACTGACGGAAGTGGGCCAGCCCACCGTGCAGGGGCGCTCTCAGCACATCTCCCTGGGTCCTGGTGAGAAGCGAGACAGGAGCTGAGTAAGTGGGTCGCTACTGCACACACGGGGAGTGTCGACCCAGAGTTCCAAACCTCAGTCTCACCGGAAACTTATTTTCCTTTATCCTTACACATTTAAAGGTCATgttgacaaaaaaagaaagtttaaaaagctTGAGCCATTGAGCTTCGTGTATGGAGCTTGGCAGGATCTGTGGGCGAAGGCAGAGGTGGCCCAGTGAATGCTGGGGACTGAGAGGGCATTCTTCCAGAGCCTTCCACTGTGTGTGCCATGGACAAGGTCACGGACTGCACAGGTGGCGAGTTCTCAGGGCCACACAGGCACCCCCATGCCCTCCTGCACCTATTCTCCCTTCCCGGAACAGAAAGAACGAAGTAGAAAGGAGACAGAGGGTGAACTAAAATCAGAGCCTGCCCGATTTCAGACAGGCCTGGCACGACTCAACCAGGAAGGCCTGGTCCCAAAGGCCTGGAGGACCGTGACCACAGACAGGCGTTCACAGAAGGCCGCCTGCAGCCCCGCCCTGTCCCTCGCAGTCCCAGGGAGTACCAGGAATGGCTCTCGGCATCGCCTAGACGCTCTCATGCATTGGAGTGTTTATTAATTTGGGAAGCAaatggcagagggagggagaggctgaCACATAGCGCTCAGCACCCAGAGCCGGGAGCCCAgaatgtcctctgcaggacccTGTGCTACCCCAGGGGCACTGCCTGGAGGCAGAGGCAAGACTGGATCCCAAGCACTCCACTGGCAGCTTAGCCTGTTGGCACCACAACACTAACACCCCAGGATTCAGTTTTCAGAGATTTATAAAAGGCCGAGAGGACccagatcttctttccactggttcactcccaaaatggccgtgACAGCCAGAGCTttgtcaacccaaagccaggagccagataccCCATCCAGGGTCCCACCTGGTGGCAGAGGCATAGTGCTAGATCGTCTCCCAGTGCTCTCCCAGGGGCCGGCCTGGCACCTTGTGCCATGTGGTACTAATGGGAATCACAGCTGAACTCTGCGCATGGTGCTGGCCGTGTGGCAAGCCTCGCCAGCTCACAGGGAGTGATCTTACAGGGAGGGCTTTAGAGAATGGTCAAGTACAGTTAGCCCAAGCGTGCCAAGTGTGGGCCTGGACGTGGGTCAGCGCTGTGAGTCAGGTAAGCACCTCTAGCCCAGCATcccaggctcagctccagacccTGCCTGGACTGACTGTAGGCTGGCACCGAGCCTCACCCTTCCATCCTGGCTGGCCCCACGGGTGGGGGACCAGAGCACGGGGGGTGGAGATTGCGGGAGGTGTAGCTGTACAGATGTGAGGCAGCAGACACCGGGGTGTGAGGTGACAgccaccagcaggtgggagtACACTCATGTCAGCTGCCCAGTCACATTGACCTCTTGGAGCCAGAGTGCGCACGTGCGCgcgcgcaaacacacacacacacacacacacacacacacacaagctggaGTGCAGGGTGTGCGGGCAGGTACACACACATGAGCCAGAGTGTGgggtgtgcacatgtgcacacatatttTAAAGTAGCAGAGTGTCATGCTGG
Encoded here:
- the AGO2 gene encoding protein argonaute-2; amino-acid sequence: MYSGAGPVLAPPAPPPIQGYAFKPPPRPDFGTSGRTIKLQANFFEMDIPKIDIYHYELDIKPEKCPRRVNREIVEHMVQHFKTQIFGDRKPVFDGRKNLYTAMPLPIGRDKVELEVTLPGEGKDRIFKVSIKWVSCVSLQALHDALSGRLPSVPFETIQALDVVMRHLPSMRYTPVGRSFFTASEGCSNPLGGGREVWFGFHQSVRPSLWKMMLNIDVSATAFYKAQPVIEFVCEVLDFKSIEEQQKPLTDSQRVKFTKEIKGLKVEITHCGQMKRKYRVCNVTRRPASHQTFPLQQESGQTVECTVAQYFKDRHKLVLRYPHLPCLQVGQEQKHTYLPLEVCNIVAGQRCIKKLTDNQTSTMIRATARSAPDRQEEISKLMRSASFNTDPYVREFGIMVKDEMTDVTGRVLQPPSILYGGRNKAIATPVQGVWDMRNKQFHTGIEIKVWAIACFAPQRQCTEVHLKSFTEQLRKISRDAGMPIQGQPCFCKYAQGADSVEPMFRHLKNTYAGLQLVVVILPGKTPVYAEVKRVGDTVLGMATQCVQMKNVQRTTPQTLSNLCLKINVKLGGVNNILLPQGRPPVFQQPVIFLGADVTHPPAGDGKKPSIAAVVGSMDAHPNRYCATVRVQQHRQEIIQDLAAMVRELLIQFYKSTRFKPTRIIFYRDGVSEGQFQQVLHHELLAIREACIKLEKDYQPGITFIVVQKRHHTRLFCTDKNERVGKSGNIPAGTTVDTKITHPTEFDFYLCSHAGIQGTSRPSHYHVLWDDNRFSSDELQILTYQLCHTYVRCTRSVSIPAPAYYAHLVAFRARYHLVDKEHDSAEGSHTSGQSNGRDHQALAKAVQVHQDTLRTMYFA